The following proteins come from a genomic window of Hydractinia symbiolongicarpus strain clone_291-10 chromosome 2, HSymV2.1, whole genome shotgun sequence:
- the LOC130630704 gene encoding uncharacterized protein LOC130630704 — protein sequence MFLYLLLCSTIACQDLGQWIPSIINYLYWSISTCKGNALELEERFLPCMHHCVNRHAFPGNKFYKACEHGEINDTAWLKFDSPAHKALKSVIFDDKNLLKDFMKLNENIFTTHLEVFHALKIRYLPKSVFNEQEKMHTGMKLAALDHNLNINRNQVKNTCFFCFLNTSVKLHYKMIFNTQRR from the exons atgtttttatatctaCTCTTGTGTTCTACAATAGCATGTCAAGATCTAGGACAATGGATACCTTCGATCATCAACTATTTGTACTGGTCAATTAGTACGTGTAAGGGTAATGCTTTGGAGCTTGAGGAAAGATTCCTACCTTGTATGCATCACTGTGTCAATCGTCACGCGTTTCCcggaaataaattttataaagctTGCGAACACGGAGAAATTAATGATACTGCGTGGTTGAAATTTGATTCTCCAGCACACAAGGCTTTAAAAAGTGTCATTTTCGACGACAAAAATCTGCTTAAGGACTTTATGAAGCTGAATGAAAATATCTTCACTACTCATTTGGAG gttTTTCACGCCCTTAAAATCCGGTACCTTCCTAAAAGTGTTTTTAACGAACAGGAAAAAATGCATACAGGGATGAAATTAGCTGCCCTAGACCATAATCTTAACATCAACCGTAATCAGGTAAAGaatacttgttttttttgtttcttaaacaCTAGCGTTAAATTacattataaaatgatttttaacaCGCAACGAAGATAA